The following are encoded together in the Allocoleopsis franciscana PCC 7113 genome:
- a CDS encoding type II toxin-antitoxin system Phd/YefM family antitoxin yields the protein MRVVTFSEARNKLKAILDQVVNDADYTVITRRDADDAVVMSLEYFNSLLETVHLLKSPANAAHLERSIAQYKQGQLIEQDLLDE from the coding sequence ATGAGAGTAGTCACCTTTAGCGAAGCAAGAAATAAGCTAAAAGCAATTTTAGATCAGGTGGTTAATGATGCTGACTACACTGTAATTACTAGGCGGGATGCTGATGACGCCGTCGTTATGTCCCTTGAGTATTTTAATAGTTTGCTCGAAACCGTTCATTTATTGAAGTCTCCAGCTAATGCAGCTCATTTAGAACGCTCCATTGCCCAGTACAAACAAGGTCAGCTTATAGAGCAAGACTTATTGGATGAGTGA
- a CDS encoding GNAT family N-acetyltransferase: protein MSYTPPEPIKPTHDVETFDCGNPTLNDWLRKRAKTSETSGASRTYVICYENKVVGYYCLATGSVIRNDAPGKIRRNMPEPIPVMVLGRLAVDINHQNKGIGKGLVKDAVMRTLQASEIAGIRAILVHALDEEAKQFYVERCGFSPSPVHPLTLMVLLADVKKSLG, encoded by the coding sequence ATGAGTTACACCCCACCAGAGCCGATAAAGCCGACACACGATGTAGAAACCTTCGATTGTGGGAACCCAACGCTAAATGACTGGTTGAGGAAACGCGCTAAGACGAGTGAAACCAGCGGAGCCTCGCGGACATACGTTATCTGCTATGAGAATAAAGTAGTGGGGTACTACTGCTTAGCTACTGGTAGTGTCATTCGTAATGATGCTCCGGGCAAAATCAGACGGAATATGCCTGAGCCAATTCCGGTTATGGTATTGGGCAGACTTGCTGTTGACATTAACCACCAAAACAAAGGTATTGGTAAAGGTTTAGTCAAGGATGCTGTGATGCGTACTTTACAGGCATCAGAGATTGCGGGGATTAGAGCGATTCTGGTTCACGCCTTGGATGAAGAGGCAAAACAATTCTATGTGGAGCGGTGTGGCTTTTCCCCCTCTCCAGTTCATCCCTTGACGCTCATGGTGCTGCTGGCAGATGTGAAAAAGAGTCTTGGTTGA
- a CDS encoding Txe/YoeB family addiction module toxin — translation MSERKLAWTDEAWKDYIYWQSQDKKTLKRINKLIKETKSLPFEGIGKPEPLKENLSGFWSRRIDDTNRLVYAVDDDYLTIISCRYHYQL, via the coding sequence ATGAGTGAACGAAAATTAGCCTGGACTGATGAGGCTTGGAAAGACTATATCTATTGGCAAAGTCAAGATAAAAAGACCCTGAAAAGAATTAATAAACTCATCAAGGAAACTAAAAGTCTTCCCTTCGAGGGAATTGGTAAACCTGAACCTTTGAAAGAAAATCTATCAGGGTTTTGGTCACGTCGTATTGATGATACTAATCGTCTTGTCTATGCGGTAGATGATGATTATTTAACGATTATTTCTTGTCGCTATCATTATCAGCTTTAG
- the psbA gene encoding photosystem II q(b) protein, translating into MTTTLQRERSASVWERFCEWVTSTNNRLYVGWFGVLMIPTLLTATTCFIIAFIAAPPVDIDGIREPVAGSLLFGNNIISGAVVPSSNAIGLHFYPIWEAASLDEWLYNGGPYQLVIFHFLIGVFCYMGREWELSYRLGMRPWIAVAYSAPVAAATAVFLIYPIGQGSFSDGMPLGISGTFNFMFVFQAEHNILMHPFHQLGVAGVFGGSLFSAMHGSLVTSSLVRETTETESQNYGYKFGQEEETYNIVAAHGYFGRLIFQYASFNNSRSLHFFLAAWPVVGIWFTALGISTMAFNLNGFNFNQSIIDSQGRVIGTWADVLNRANLGFEVMHERNAHNFPLDLAAGEAAPVALTAPVING; encoded by the coding sequence ATGACAACCACACTACAACGCGAGCGTTCCGCTTCCGTATGGGAAAGGTTCTGCGAGTGGGTAACTAGCACCAACAACCGCCTCTATGTGGGCTGGTTCGGCGTCCTGATGATCCCCACCCTGTTAACCGCCACCACCTGCTTCATCATCGCCTTCATCGCTGCTCCTCCTGTGGACATCGATGGTATCCGCGAACCGGTTGCTGGCTCTCTGCTGTTCGGTAACAACATCATCAGTGGAGCCGTTGTTCCTTCTTCTAACGCCATCGGCTTGCACTTCTACCCCATCTGGGAAGCGGCTTCCTTAGATGAGTGGCTCTACAACGGTGGCCCTTACCAGTTGGTGATTTTCCACTTCCTCATCGGCGTCTTCTGCTACATGGGACGTGAGTGGGAACTCAGCTACCGCTTAGGGATGCGCCCTTGGATTGCTGTTGCTTACAGCGCTCCTGTGGCGGCTGCAACCGCTGTATTCCTGATTTACCCCATCGGACAAGGTTCTTTCTCTGATGGTATGCCCCTGGGCATCTCTGGAACCTTCAACTTCATGTTCGTGTTCCAAGCTGAGCACAACATCCTGATGCACCCCTTCCACCAACTTGGTGTAGCTGGTGTGTTCGGCGGTTCCTTGTTCAGTGCAATGCACGGTTCACTCGTAACCTCTTCCTTGGTGCGTGAAACCACCGAAACCGAATCTCAAAACTACGGTTACAAGTTCGGTCAAGAAGAAGAAACCTACAACATCGTTGCAGCTCACGGTTACTTCGGTCGCTTAATCTTCCAATACGCCTCCTTCAACAACAGCCGCAGCTTACACTTCTTCCTCGCTGCTTGGCCTGTAGTCGGCATCTGGTTCACGGCACTGGGCATCAGCACAATGGCCTTCAACCTGAACGGCTTCAACTTCAACCAGTCCATCATCGACTCACAAGGTCGCGTGATTGGCACCTGGGCTGATGTACTCAACCGCGCTAACTTGGGATTTGAAGTAATGCACGAGCGTAATGCTCACAACTTCCCCCTCGACTTGGCAGCGGGTGAAGCAGCTCCTGTAGCTCTAACCGCTCCGGTTATCAACGGCTAA
- a CDS encoding type II toxin-antitoxin system TacA family antitoxin produces MAAPDRTQKRQRSEVVNMRIEPNQLDLIDTAANLCGKSRSAFMLDAAYRAAQEAMLDRRLFCLSDEQWEAFNKAIDTPPTKNETLTQLLAAQAPWE; encoded by the coding sequence ATGGCAGCACCTGATAGAACCCAAAAGCGTCAGCGCTCCGAAGTCGTGAATATGAGAATTGAGCCAAATCAGCTCGACCTCATCGATACGGCAGCGAATCTTTGTGGCAAGAGTCGGAGTGCCTTCATGCTAGATGCGGCGTATCGAGCAGCACAGGAAGCAATGCTGGATCGGAGATTGTTCTGTCTGAGCGATGAGCAGTGGGAAGCCTTTAACAAAGCGATCGACACTCCGCCCACGAAAAATGAAACGTTAACTCAGTTGCTTGCTGCACAAGCTCCGTGGGAATGA